The Listeria welshimeri serovar 6b str. SLCC5334 genome has a window encoding:
- a CDS encoding cyclic-di-AMP receptor: MKLIFAIVQDQDSNRLSDALTKGNFGATKLATTGGFLKAGNTTFIIGTEDERVEDALAIIKENCKAREQMMTPSASLGVTVDTYVPYPIEVQVGGATVFVMPVESFHHF, translated from the coding sequence TTGAAACTCATATTTGCGATAGTTCAAGATCAAGATAGCAACCGTTTGTCTGACGCACTAACTAAAGGCAATTTCGGTGCGACCAAGTTAGCTACAACGGGTGGATTTTTAAAAGCAGGAAACACAACATTTATTATCGGAACGGAAGACGAGCGTGTGGAAGATGCACTTGCGATAATTAAAGAAAACTGCAAAGCACGCGAACAAATGATGACACCATCCGCATCCCTTGGAGTAACTGTAGATACGTATGTGCCGTACCCAATCGAAGTACAAGTTGGCGGCGCTACAGTGTTTGTAATGCCAGTTGAGAGTTTCCATCATTTTTAA
- the tmk gene encoding dTMP kinase: protein MKAIFITLEGPDGSGKTTVGTLLNQKMEEAGIDFIKTREPGGSPISEKVRNIVLGIGNEEMDPKTEVLLIAGARRQHVVETIRPALAAGKTVLCDRFMDSSLAYQGAGRDMDMEQVLQVNLYAIEDTIPDRTYYLDVPAEVGLARIAANKGREVNRLDKEDISYHEKVQAGYEKIIKMFPDRFMRVDATMQPEEITEVILADILQQLS, encoded by the coding sequence ATGAAAGCAATTTTTATTACACTCGAAGGCCCAGATGGTTCTGGAAAAACGACTGTTGGAACACTTTTAAATCAGAAAATGGAAGAAGCGGGCATAGATTTTATTAAAACCCGTGAACCAGGTGGCAGCCCGATTTCAGAAAAAGTAAGAAACATCGTCCTTGGAATTGGAAATGAAGAAATGGATCCAAAAACAGAAGTATTACTTATTGCTGGAGCTCGCCGTCAGCATGTGGTTGAAACGATTCGTCCAGCTTTAGCGGCAGGGAAAACTGTTCTTTGTGACCGTTTTATGGATAGCTCACTTGCTTACCAAGGCGCCGGACGTGACATGGATATGGAACAAGTTTTACAAGTGAATTTGTATGCGATTGAAGATACAATTCCAGACCGGACCTATTATCTCGATGTGCCAGCCGAAGTTGGTTTAGCTAGGATCGCCGCTAATAAAGGTCGTGAAGTTAATCGTTTAGATAAAGAAGATATCTCTTACCATGAGAAAGTCCAAGCCGGTTATGAAAAAATCATCAAGATGTTCCCAGATCGCTTTATGCGAGTCGACGCAACTATGCAACCGGAAGAAATCACGGAAGTCATTTTAGCAGATATTTTACAACAATTGTCCTAA
- a CDS encoding aminotransferase class I/II-fold pyridoxal phosphate-dependent enzyme, producing the protein MRDQSKMPLVERLDAHAKSCPISLHVPGHKSGAIYPDAWQKFLKWDVTEITGMDDLHHPEDVILEAEELLSECYGSKKSYFLVNGTSGGSLAVIMTILKRGDKVLVPRDAHKSILHGIELAGAEPIFLTSAINKEVGVASGVTPALLEETLHNHSEIKLCIFTYPSYYGTTFNIQKCIQIAHDFGTVVFVDEAHGAHFLTSSEFPKSAVELGADVVVQSAHKTLPALTMGSYLHVVNDLPIFDKLAYYLQVFQTSSPSYLIMASLDAARKYAATYTAADVEAFWKMRARWIKWLTKNKFDVILPDDPLKIIVRKTGYTGYELQTIFEESSYFPELADESQVLLILPLIKKGIDFTPISRIHSPVKKETAKKPHEMSTPCATGLALTYEEMYTRNTEFILLEEAVARVSAETISLYPPGIPAIIRGENITENHIRELKSISTRHYQGGEKLANNYIRVFR; encoded by the coding sequence ATGCGAGATCAATCTAAAATGCCTTTAGTGGAACGGCTAGATGCTCATGCTAAATCCTGCCCAATATCACTCCATGTTCCCGGACACAAAAGCGGAGCCATTTATCCAGATGCATGGCAAAAATTTTTGAAATGGGACGTAACAGAAATTACAGGAATGGATGATTTACACCACCCGGAAGATGTGATTTTAGAAGCAGAGGAATTACTTTCTGAATGTTATGGAAGTAAAAAAAGCTATTTTCTTGTCAATGGTACAAGTGGTGGAAGCTTGGCGGTTATTATGACGATTTTAAAACGCGGGGATAAAGTTTTGGTGCCTAGAGATGCACATAAATCTATTTTACATGGGATAGAATTAGCAGGTGCAGAACCGATTTTTTTAACGTCAGCAATTAATAAAGAAGTTGGTGTTGCGAGTGGTGTTACGCCTGCGCTTCTCGAAGAAACATTACATAATCATTCAGAGATAAAACTATGTATTTTTACTTATCCGAGCTATTATGGAACGACTTTCAATATTCAAAAATGTATTCAAATTGCCCATGATTTTGGCACGGTAGTATTTGTGGATGAGGCGCACGGAGCACATTTTTTAACAAGTTCAGAATTTCCTAAAAGTGCGGTGGAGCTTGGGGCAGATGTAGTCGTTCAATCAGCTCATAAGACGTTGCCGGCGCTAACGATGGGGTCCTATTTACATGTAGTGAACGATTTGCCGATTTTTGATAAACTAGCTTATTACTTGCAAGTTTTTCAAACGAGTAGTCCATCTTATTTAATCATGGCGTCACTGGATGCGGCGCGGAAATATGCGGCAACTTACACAGCGGCAGATGTTGAAGCTTTTTGGAAAATGCGTGCTAGGTGGATTAAGTGGCTGACAAAAAATAAGTTTGATGTGATTTTGCCAGATGATCCACTTAAAATAATCGTTCGCAAAACGGGTTATACAGGCTATGAACTGCAAACTATTTTTGAAGAAAGCTCTTATTTTCCCGAACTTGCCGATGAATCACAAGTGTTACTCATTTTACCGTTAATTAAAAAAGGGATTGATTTCACGCCAATCAGTCGGATTCATTCACCCGTAAAAAAAGAAACGGCAAAAAAACCGCACGAAATGTCAACGCCTTGTGCAACAGGTCTTGCACTAACGTATGAAGAAATGTATACGCGGAACACTGAATTTATTTTATTAGAGGAAGCGGTTGCTCGTGTGTCTGCTGAAACAATTTCACTTTATCCGCCGGGAATACCAGCTATTATTCGCGGAGAAAATATTACGGAAAACCATATCCGTGAACTAAAAAGCATTAGTACTCGTCACTATCAGGGTGGCGAAAAACTAGCAAACAATTACATCCGTGTGTTTCGTTGA
- the dhaK1 gene encoding dihydroxyacetone kinase subunit DhaK1, giving the protein MKKILNGTDQVVEQMVEGLVKSHADIVHRVEGTRVIARNDKRPKKVGLVSGGGSGHEPAHAGYVGRGMLSAAVCGDVFTSPTPDQIYEGIKAADQGAGVLLIVKNYTGDVMNFEMAADLADAEDIKVEQIVVDDDIAVEDSTFTTGRRGVAGTVLVHKIIGAAAEAGASLEELKALGEKVIASVKTLGVALSPCTVPEVGHPGFELADDEIELGIGIHGEPGFTKEKIMPSASLAKQLFDRISKESKLLPGDKVVVLVNGMGATPLMEQYVFANDVHELLKNAGISVEKTLVGDYMTSLEMAGLSLTILKLEDEKWVDMLKLPVDTIAW; this is encoded by the coding sequence ATGAAGAAGATTCTTAACGGTACAGATCAAGTAGTAGAACAAATGGTGGAAGGTTTAGTTAAATCGCATGCAGATATTGTTCACCGTGTGGAAGGAACTCGCGTCATTGCAAGAAATGATAAACGCCCAAAAAAAGTCGGACTTGTTAGTGGCGGAGGTTCTGGTCACGAGCCTGCCCATGCTGGTTATGTAGGTCGTGGAATGTTATCTGCGGCAGTGTGCGGCGATGTTTTCACTTCTCCAACTCCAGACCAAATTTATGAAGGTATTAAAGCCGCTGACCAAGGTGCCGGTGTGCTTTTAATCGTAAAAAACTATACCGGTGATGTGATGAACTTTGAGATGGCAGCAGATTTAGCAGATGCCGAGGATATTAAAGTAGAACAAATCGTAGTAGATGATGATATTGCTGTTGAAGATAGTACTTTTACAACTGGGCGTCGCGGTGTTGCTGGAACGGTTCTAGTGCATAAAATAATCGGTGCAGCTGCAGAGGCTGGTGCATCGCTTGAAGAACTGAAAGCACTTGGTGAAAAAGTAATTGCCTCTGTTAAAACGCTAGGTGTAGCACTTTCTCCTTGTACAGTTCCTGAGGTTGGACATCCTGGATTTGAGCTCGCTGATGACGAAATTGAGCTTGGTATCGGTATCCACGGTGAACCTGGATTTACAAAAGAAAAAATCATGCCATCCGCAAGTCTTGCTAAACAACTTTTTGACCGCATTAGTAAAGAAAGTAAACTCCTACCTGGAGATAAAGTAGTTGTCCTAGTAAATGGCATGGGGGCAACACCACTAATGGAACAATATGTTTTTGCAAATGATGTCCATGAACTTCTAAAAAATGCTGGAATAAGCGTAGAAAAAACACTTGTTGGAGATTATATGACTTCCCTAGAAATGGCCGGATTGTCACTCACCATTTTGAAATTAGAAGATGAGAAATGGGTCGATATGTTGAAACTCCCAGTGGACACAATTGCTTGGTAA
- the dhaL1 gene encoding dihydroxyacetone kinase ADP-binding subunit DhaL1, producing the protein MTYNKDWALRWLNDFGERVQENKQLLSDLDQAIGDGDHGINMARGLSELKKAFTEKEPADLKDVFKTAGMTMVSKVGGASGPLYGTAFLNMSKAVDSDTIDAIGLTKVIEAGLEGIEKRGKSHAGEKTMIDVWEPVVHALHQEDLTDDVVDAALQKTKDLKATKGRASYLGERSIGHLDPGAYSSALLFHAMLQTEVS; encoded by the coding sequence ATGACTTATAATAAAGATTGGGCGTTACGTTGGTTAAATGATTTCGGCGAACGCGTACAAGAAAACAAACAATTATTAAGTGATCTCGATCAAGCGATTGGTGACGGAGACCACGGTATTAATATGGCTCGCGGTCTTAGCGAACTAAAAAAAGCTTTCACAGAAAAAGAACCCGCAGATTTAAAAGATGTTTTTAAAACAGCTGGAATGACAATGGTTAGCAAAGTTGGCGGCGCATCTGGCCCACTTTACGGAACAGCTTTTCTAAATATGAGTAAGGCAGTTGATTCGGATACAATCGATGCAATCGGTCTGACAAAAGTAATTGAAGCTGGCCTTGAAGGAATTGAAAAACGCGGTAAATCTCATGCAGGTGAAAAAACAATGATTGATGTTTGGGAACCAGTTGTTCATGCGCTCCATCAAGAAGATTTAACAGATGATGTAGTTGACGCGGCCTTACAAAAAACAAAAGATTTAAAGGCAACTAAAGGGCGTGCAAGTTATCTTGGTGAACGCTCCATTGGTCACCTTGATCCAGGCGCATACTCTTCCGCCCTGCTCTTCCATGCTATGCTTCAAACGGAGGTGAGCTAA
- the dhaM1 gene encoding dihydroxyacetone kinase phosphoryl donor subunit DhaM1: MAKPYGVVIISHSKDVAKGVHDIIKEIAPDVSITHAGGTEDGRIGTSFDAVNEAIESNEADKVYTFYDLGSAKMNIETVEEISEKEIILFNAPILEGAYATAAQVQMDEKPEVIAANLQTIEIK, from the coding sequence ATGGCTAAACCTTATGGTGTTGTCATTATTTCTCACTCCAAAGATGTTGCCAAAGGGGTTCATGATATTATCAAAGAAATTGCTCCAGATGTTTCTATCACACATGCAGGCGGAACAGAAGATGGCCGAATTGGCACAAGTTTCGATGCAGTGAACGAAGCAATTGAAAGTAACGAAGCTGATAAAGTCTACACTTTCTATGATTTAGGAAGCGCCAAAATGAACATTGAAACCGTAGAAGAAATCAGCGAAAAAGAAATTATCCTCTTCAACGCACCAATTTTAGAAGGTGCTTATGCTACTGCTGCTCAAGTTCAAATGGATGAAAAACCAGAAGTCATCGCAGCAAATCTTCAAACAATTGAAATTAAATAA
- a CDS encoding peptide ABC transporter substrate-binding protein → MVKKNIVIAFFILTLGLVLAACGGNDSSKDKATTSTGDKGDKKVVNLMESAEIPSMDSVKGTDGVSFTAQNQVFEGLYYLDKDDQTQPGVAASDPEISDDQKVYTIKLRDDAKWSNGTKVTAHDFVYAWQKIVNPATAAEYAVLFDGLIANATDIINGKKKPEELGVKALDDTTLEITLENPTPYFHSLLTFPTFYPQNEKYSESQGDDYAKDSDHMIYNGPFVMKDWNNTSKEWKYEKNKDYWDKDTVKVDTINMQVVKEPGTAVNLYSTGKLDRATLTGDYAKQKQNDSDYTTEKEAFVYYLKFNQKQAGKSTLFANENARKAFALSVDKESLVKTVMGNGSTAMNGFVPAEFTFNPETKEDFRKENGDLLTTDKAAAKEYWKKAKEELGIDTLTVELLGDDQDFNKKSTEFLQSALESNLDGLTIKIKTVPYKARLKLDETEDYTLELTRWGPDYQDPITFLSTTMTDNNYNRSNYSNKEYDKLLTDASTTYATQPEKRWQAMLDAEKILMDDVGIAPLYQAGTAALQSPKVTGISHHLFGAPFSYHWIEKK, encoded by the coding sequence ATGGTTAAGAAAAATATTGTAATTGCGTTTTTTATTTTGACGTTAGGGCTCGTTCTTGCAGCATGTGGCGGCAATGATAGTTCTAAAGATAAAGCAACAACTTCTACAGGGGATAAAGGGGATAAAAAAGTTGTTAATTTAATGGAATCCGCTGAAATCCCATCCATGGATTCTGTTAAAGGAACCGATGGCGTTAGCTTTACAGCACAAAATCAAGTTTTTGAAGGTCTTTACTACTTAGATAAGGATGATCAAACGCAACCAGGTGTCGCAGCAAGTGACCCAGAAATTTCTGATGACCAAAAAGTATACACGATCAAACTACGAGACGATGCAAAATGGTCTAATGGTACAAAAGTAACTGCTCATGATTTCGTTTACGCATGGCAAAAAATTGTTAATCCCGCAACCGCAGCAGAATACGCAGTCCTTTTTGATGGGCTGATTGCGAATGCGACAGATATTATTAATGGTAAAAAGAAACCCGAAGAACTTGGTGTCAAAGCACTTGATGATACTACACTCGAAATCACACTCGAAAATCCAACACCATACTTTCATTCTCTTTTAACTTTCCCAACATTCTACCCACAAAATGAAAAATATTCAGAATCACAAGGCGATGATTATGCCAAAGATAGCGATCATATGATTTATAATGGTCCATTTGTGATGAAAGATTGGAATAATACTAGCAAAGAATGGAAATACGAGAAAAACAAAGATTACTGGGACAAAGATACAGTAAAAGTAGACACAATTAATATGCAAGTTGTTAAAGAACCAGGAACTGCTGTTAATTTATATTCTACTGGCAAGTTAGACCGCGCAACACTTACAGGTGACTACGCAAAACAAAAACAAAACGATAGTGATTACACTACCGAAAAAGAAGCTTTTGTTTATTACTTAAAATTCAACCAAAAGCAAGCTGGAAAATCCACTCTTTTTGCGAATGAAAATGCACGTAAAGCATTCGCGCTGTCCGTGGATAAAGAATCCTTAGTAAAAACAGTCATGGGTAACGGCTCTACTGCAATGAATGGTTTTGTTCCTGCCGAATTTACTTTCAATCCCGAAACAAAAGAAGATTTCCGGAAAGAAAATGGTGACTTATTAACAACCGACAAAGCAGCAGCCAAAGAATACTGGAAAAAAGCGAAAGAAGAGCTAGGAATCGATACACTCACTGTAGAACTGCTTGGCGATGATCAAGACTTCAACAAAAAATCTACAGAGTTCTTACAAAGTGCACTTGAATCAAACTTAGATGGACTAACAATTAAAATCAAAACCGTTCCTTACAAAGCTCGCCTAAAATTAGACGAGACAGAAGATTATACATTAGAACTAACTCGTTGGGGCCCGGACTACCAAGATCCTATCACATTCCTATCGACAACGATGACAGACAACAACTACAACCGCTCTAACTACTCTAATAAAGAATATGATAAACTGCTAACCGATGCTTCTACCACTTATGCAACACAACCAGAAAAACGCTGGCAAGCAATGCTTGATGCAGAGAAAATACTAATGGATGATGTTGGTATTGCACCACTTTATCAAGCAGGTACAGCAGCTCTCCAAAGCCCTAAAGTAACCGGCATTTCTCATCACTTATTCGGCGCTCCATTCAGTTACCACTGGATAGAGAAAAAATAA
- a CDS encoding MurR/RpiR family transcriptional regulator yields the protein MNILIKIRELANLTNSEKELANYILANPKKTLQFKPKELATSAFVSTATIYRLINKLGLNGIGELKIEIASSLRETTTEKEINYDYPILESDTPYQIMTNLQQIYKGTIDETLNNADPEELVRIGEKLVNAKIIDVYAASANLFFAQNFKFQMQEIGVLVNVPEEDYIQSLSAANSDKNHIAIVVSYGGRSRTLQRVVHILSENNVDIILITSMQQNSLAKFATHKIYMASAENHYNKVSSFSTRQSLLSIFDTLYSVYFNHDYEKNIQYKTTNYQKMNAELE from the coding sequence ATGAATATATTAATTAAAATAAGAGAATTAGCCAATTTAACGAATAGCGAAAAAGAACTTGCCAACTACATTTTGGCAAATCCGAAAAAAACACTTCAATTCAAGCCTAAAGAACTAGCCACATCTGCATTCGTTTCCACCGCAACCATCTATCGCTTAATCAACAAGTTAGGACTAAACGGTATTGGTGAACTAAAAATCGAAATCGCTTCAAGTCTTCGTGAAACAACCACAGAAAAAGAAATAAATTACGATTATCCTATTTTAGAATCAGATACACCTTACCAGATTATGACCAACCTACAGCAAATATACAAAGGAACCATTGATGAAACGTTAAATAACGCTGATCCAGAAGAACTCGTAAGGATTGGTGAAAAATTGGTCAATGCGAAAATCATTGATGTATACGCAGCTTCTGCTAACTTATTCTTTGCTCAAAATTTTAAATTTCAAATGCAGGAAATTGGTGTTCTAGTCAACGTTCCTGAGGAAGATTACATCCAAAGCTTGTCTGCAGCAAATAGCGATAAAAACCATATTGCCATTGTGGTTTCTTACGGCGGACGAAGCCGGACACTTCAAAGAGTCGTCCATATTCTGTCTGAAAACAATGTCGACATTATCTTAATTACTTCCATGCAACAAAATTCCTTAGCCAAATTTGCTACACACAAAATTTATATGGCATCCGCTGAGAATCATTACAACAAAGTCTCCTCGTTCTCAACTAGGCAGTCATTACTAAGCATTTTCGACACGCTTTATTCGGTTTATTTTAATCACGATTACGAAAAAAATATCCAGTATAAAACAACTAATTATCAAAAAATGAACGCCGAATTGGAATGA
- a CDS encoding Cof-type HAD-IIB family hydrolase, translating to MTTQAIILDIDGTLLNDDKKISPETKKALITAQQNGVKLILASGRPTTGMHLYAEQLEMETYHGLLVSYNGAKVVDCQTKEELFNQTLTIAEGKAVLEHMKQFEVKVMIDKDDYMYVNNVYDCYIPYKGEEINIIQYESRGGNFKLCEKEDLAAFLDYRINKILTAGDPDYMQKNYQAMMAPFKNTLNCVFTADFYFEFTAKNIDKAKALDTVLTPMGIHAENIIAFGDGHNDITMVKYAGTGIAMDNAVPELKAVANSITLSNNKDGIAHVLNNFIKS from the coding sequence ATGACAACACAAGCGATTATTTTAGATATTGATGGCACTTTATTAAATGACGACAAAAAAATCTCACCCGAAACTAAAAAAGCACTCATCACCGCGCAACAAAATGGCGTTAAACTCATCCTCGCATCTGGCAGACCAACAACCGGAATGCACCTGTACGCCGAGCAATTAGAAATGGAAACATATCACGGCTTACTCGTTTCTTACAACGGTGCCAAAGTTGTTGATTGCCAAACAAAAGAAGAATTATTTAATCAGACGCTCACTATTGCAGAAGGAAAAGCTGTACTTGAACATATGAAGCAATTTGAAGTAAAAGTCATGATTGATAAAGACGACTATATGTATGTGAACAATGTATACGACTGTTATATCCCTTACAAAGGCGAAGAAATTAACATCATTCAATATGAATCTCGCGGTGGCAACTTCAAGCTATGTGAAAAAGAAGATTTAGCAGCATTTTTAGATTATCGTATCAATAAAATACTAACTGCCGGCGACCCAGACTATATGCAAAAAAATTACCAAGCCATGATGGCTCCTTTTAAAAATACTCTTAACTGCGTCTTTACAGCAGATTTCTACTTTGAGTTTACAGCAAAAAATATCGACAAAGCCAAAGCTCTCGACACTGTTTTAACACCAATGGGCATTCACGCTGAAAACATTATCGCTTTTGGAGATGGACATAACGATATCACTATGGTCAAATATGCTGGAACAGGTATCGCCATGGACAACGCCGTTCCTGAATTAAAAGCAGTAGCCAACTCCATTACTTTATCCAACAATAAAGACGGAATTGCGCACGTACTAAATAATTTCATTAAGAGTTAA
- a CDS encoding NUDIX hydrolase → MRQPFQILVIPFIKNKDKYRFGVLLRKEEEVWQFVAGGGEEDETIVATARRESAEELNLDKRFQIYQLDSLAHIPGYHFSFKRPYVIPEYSFAIDLSVCLSDVKLSLEHKEFKWVSYEEAFKLLAWDSNKTALYELNERLKNHDMNVIEKG, encoded by the coding sequence GTGAGACAACCTTTTCAAATTTTAGTGATACCGTTTATAAAAAATAAAGATAAATATCGGTTTGGCGTTTTGCTTAGGAAAGAGGAAGAAGTTTGGCAATTTGTAGCTGGTGGTGGAGAAGAGGATGAAACAATTGTGGCAACTGCGAGAAGAGAAAGTGCCGAAGAGTTGAATTTGGATAAACGTTTTCAAATTTACCAGCTAGACTCTCTCGCTCATATTCCGGGTTATCATTTTTCATTTAAAAGGCCTTATGTGATTCCAGAGTACTCTTTTGCTATAGATTTATCTGTTTGCTTATCTGATGTAAAATTATCTTTGGAACATAAGGAGTTCAAATGGGTTTCGTATGAAGAGGCGTTTAAGTTATTGGCGTGGGACAGTAATAAGACGGCGCTTTATGAGCTGAATGAACGATTAAAAAACCATGATATGAATGTAATAGAAAAAGGCTGA
- a CDS encoding aldo/keto reductase: MTLSFSDTYKLNNGIEMPRHGFGVYKLTDEKRMRTALETAVDVGYRLFDTASFYHNEKELGDFFASSGLKRDEFFVTTKMWNTEQGYDETLRAFEKSQKKLQLDQIDLYLVHWPKQDTFFETWRAVEKLYDEGLVRAIGVSNFEAHHLDRLRTSANVLPVVDQLETHPHFPNRLLHRYLEELHIVHQAWSPLGRGGVLEEQILIDLAKKHGKSPAQIVLRWHLQNNISIIPKSETPSRIKENAAIYDFELTEADMHQVDRLNNGERVSHAPDVMYVRSEI; encoded by the coding sequence ATGACACTTTCTTTCTCGGATACATACAAATTGAACAATGGAATTGAAATGCCTAGACATGGTTTTGGAGTCTACAAGCTCACTGACGAAAAGCGTATGCGTACAGCTTTGGAAACTGCTGTAGACGTTGGATATCGCTTGTTTGATACGGCTTCATTTTACCATAATGAAAAAGAACTCGGAGACTTTTTTGCATCAAGTGGCTTAAAACGTGACGAGTTTTTTGTAACGACAAAAATGTGGAATACGGAGCAAGGCTACGACGAGACGCTTCGTGCTTTTGAAAAATCTCAGAAGAAACTACAACTAGATCAAATTGATTTATATTTAGTTCATTGGCCTAAACAAGATACATTTTTTGAAACATGGCGAGCTGTGGAAAAACTATATGATGAAGGGCTTGTTCGCGCTATCGGAGTAAGTAATTTTGAAGCGCATCACTTGGATCGTCTTCGCACAAGCGCAAATGTTCTTCCAGTGGTTGATCAACTTGAAACGCATCCGCACTTTCCAAACCGTTTATTGCATCGTTACTTAGAAGAGTTACATATTGTTCACCAAGCGTGGAGCCCACTCGGTCGCGGCGGAGTACTAGAAGAGCAAATTCTTATTGACTTAGCAAAAAAACACGGAAAATCGCCTGCACAAATTGTTCTTCGTTGGCATTTGCAAAACAATATCTCGATTATTCCAAAATCTGAAACACCTTCCAGAATCAAAGAAAATGCAGCAATTTATGATTTTGAATTAACAGAAGCGGATATGCATCAAGTTGACCGCTTAAATAATGGCGAACGCGTTAGCCACGCCCCAGACGTAATGTACGTCCGCTCTGAAATTTAA
- a CDS encoding YaaL family protein yields MESRSNKFGRKKNKKIGKLHKSYDAYLMELIDVTQENWHKQKVLLRKSFEYDPNLEYEEKKAEARYFYLFKEARTRQLKK; encoded by the coding sequence ATGGAGTCCAGAAGTAATAAGTTTGGTCGGAAAAAGAATAAAAAAATTGGTAAATTGCACAAATCCTATGATGCTTATTTGATGGAGTTAATTGACGTCACGCAAGAAAATTGGCATAAGCAGAAAGTTTTGTTGCGAAAAAGTTTTGAGTATGACCCTAATTTAGAATATGAAGAGAAAAAGGCCGAAGCGCGCTATTTTTATCTTTTTAAAGAAGCTAGAACAAGACAATTAAAGAAATAA
- the recR gene encoding recombination mediator RecR, which yields MHYPEPITKLMDSFMKLPGIGPKSAARLAFYVLDMKEDDVLDFAKALVDAKRNLSFCSVCGHITDKDPCYICSDTSRDRSVICVVQESKDVIAMEKMRDFHGLYHVLHGTISPMDGIGPEDINIPDLLKRLQDDTIEEVILATNPNVEGEATAMYISRLLRPSGIKVTRIAHGLPVGGDLEYADEVTLSKAMEGRREV from the coding sequence ATGCATTATCCTGAGCCGATAACGAAATTAATGGATAGTTTTATGAAATTACCTGGAATTGGACCTAAATCCGCAGCAAGGTTGGCTTTTTATGTGTTAGATATGAAAGAAGATGATGTTTTAGACTTTGCTAAAGCGCTTGTAGATGCAAAAAGAAATCTAAGCTTTTGTTCCGTTTGTGGACACATTACAGATAAGGACCCATGTTATATTTGTTCAGATACTTCTCGTGATCGAAGTGTTATTTGTGTGGTGCAAGAATCTAAAGATGTTATTGCAATGGAAAAAATGCGTGATTTTCATGGCTTATATCATGTTCTTCATGGAACGATTTCACCAATGGATGGGATTGGACCTGAAGATATTAATATACCGGATTTGCTTAAACGTTTGCAAGATGACACGATTGAAGAAGTTATTTTAGCAACGAATCCTAATGTTGAAGGTGAAGCCACAGCGATGTATATTTCAAGACTCTTAAGACCTTCAGGGATCAAAGTAACTCGAATTGCGCACGGTCTTCCAGTGGGCGGAGATCTTGAATACGCAGATGAAGTCACGCTGTCTAAAGCTATGGAAGGGCGAAGAGAAGTCTAA
- a CDS encoding YbaB/EbfC family nucleoid-associated protein has protein sequence MRGMGNMQGMMKQMQKMQKEMAKAQADLEVQEFTGTAGGGMVTVKATGKRVITDVVINEEVVDPEDIEMLQDLVLAATNDVLKQIEDTTSQTMGKFTQGLNLPGM, from the coding sequence ATGCGTGGAATGGGAAATATGCAAGGTATGATGAAACAAATGCAAAAAATGCAAAAGGAAATGGCGAAAGCTCAAGCTGATTTAGAAGTTCAAGAATTTACTGGAACAGCTGGTGGCGGAATGGTTACCGTAAAAGCTACTGGTAAACGTGTCATTACAGATGTTGTTATAAATGAAGAAGTTGTTGATCCAGAAGATATCGAAATGCTACAAGATTTAGTCCTTGCAGCAACAAATGATGTATTAAAACAAATTGAAGATACTACTTCACAAACAATGGGCAAATTTACACAAGGATTAAATCTTCCCGGAATGTAA